The sequence CTGGGCTGTTGGAATTATTGCAAATCAAAGAAGCATAATAAAAACAGAGAAAGGTGAAATGCGATTTGGAGGAGTTATTTATTCTGACTCATCTGTTAAAGCAGCACGATTTATTATGAATTGCAATCAAAAGAAAATACCTCTGGTCTTCTTGCAGGACGTAACAGGTTTTATGGTGGGTTCTAGATCCGAACACGAAGGAATTATTAAAAACGGCGCTAAATTAGTTAGTGCGATGGCGAACTCTATAGTTCCTAAGTTCACTGTAATATTAGGAAATTCATATGGCGCTGGAAATTATGCTATGTGCGGTAAGGCTTATGATCCAAGACTTATAGTGGGATGGCCAACCGCTAAAATTGCAGTAATGGGAGGAAAACAAGCTGCCCAGGTTTTAGTCCAAATACAAGCGTCTGCACTTAAAAAAGCCGGAGAACAAATTACAGAGGCAGATAAGAAAAAACTCCTAGATAAAATTTCCAAGAAATACGAGAAAGAAACAACAGCAATGTATGCGGCAGCTCGTTTATGGATAGACGCTATTATCGATCCCATAGAAACTCGTAATGTAATTTCATTGGGTATAGAGGCCGCGAACCATAAACCTATCACGGAAAAATACAACGTAGGAATAATTCAAACATAAATAAATGAGTCAGTTAAGCACAGCAGATCTCTGCGATGATCATTCAGATAATCTAGTAATTGCAGATCCATTATTTAACATTTACGGTAAACATGCCTCGTTTTTTGGTAAAATAGTTACTGTTAAAATATTTGAGGACAATGTTATCTTAAAAGAGACCTTATCTACTAATGGCAATGGAAAGGTATTAGTCGTAGACGGAGGAGGGTCAACCAGATGTGCTTTGGTTGGAGATTTAATAGCTGCTCTAGCAGTAAAAAATGAATGGTCCGGTATTATAGTTTACGGATGTATAAGAGATGCCAGGGAAATTAGTACAATTGAAATTGGCATTAAAGCCATTGGAACTTGCCCGATAAAGAGTATAAAAAAAGGACAGGGTGATAAACAAATTCCAGTAAAGTTTGCAAGCACTACATTTACTCCAGGTCACTTTGTATACTCTGATGAAGATGGTATTATCGTTAGCGAAAAGGCTATCATATAATAAATACTTCTAAGGTCATTTTAATACCTTTACGGACCTTATTAATTACCCAATATGATTATAGTAACCTTTCCAGACAAGAATACAAGAACATATCCAGAAGGGACTACTTCCCTCGAGGTGGCTACTTCTATAAGTGAAGGCCTAGCAAGAAATGTTTTAGCCGCCAAAGTTGATGGCGAATTAATAGATGCTACCCGTCCTTTAAATGGAGATGCGCAATTAGAATTGATTACTTGGGGCAGCGATAATGCAAAAAATGTTCTTTGGCACTCTACAGCTCATCTTATGGCTGAAGCTTTACAATTCTTTTATCCTGATGTTAAATTTTGGGTTGGGCCAGCATTAGGCAATGGATTTTACTACGATGTTGATTTAAACGGACGAGACTTCTCTTCAGACGAATTTTCGAAGATTGAGAAAAAAATGTTAGAGCTCGCTCGAACAAATAGTTCTTTCGTACGAAAAGAAATATCGAAAGCAGACGCAATCTCTTTGTTCAAGGAGAAAGATGACGAATACAAATTAGATTTACTTGAAGGGTTAGAAGATGGAAACATCACTTTATACACGCAAGGTGATTTTACAGACCTGTGCAGAGGTCCTCACATTCCAAACACTGGCTTTATCAAGGCGGTTAAATTATTAAGTGTCGCCGGTGCCTACTGGAAAGGAGATGAAAACAACAAGCAGCTAACTCGTATTTATGGCATTAGTTTCCCTAAACAAAAAGAGCTAACCGAATACTTAGAATTACTCGAAGAGGCGAAAAAAAGAGATCATAGAAAAATTGGTAAGGAATTAGAGCTATTCATGTTCTCCGAAAAAGTTGGACAAGGGTTACCAATGTGGCTTCCCAAAGGTGCAATGCTTAAAGAAAGATTAGAAAACTTTTTAAAAGACATTCAGTTAAAATCTGGTTACGAACCCGTTGTAACGCCACATATTGGCAACAAAAATTTATACGTTACTTCTGGTCATTACGAAAAATATGGAGCCGATGCATTTCAACCAATACAAACACCTAAAGAAGGTGAAGAGTTTTATTTAAAACCTATGAATTGCCCTCACCATTGTGAGATGTACAAATACAAACCTCGGTCGTACAAAGATTTACCGATACGATTTGCTGAATTTGGAACTGTATATAGATATGAGCAATCGGGTGAATTGTCTGGATTAACAAGAGTAAGAGGTTTTACCGTTGATGATGCTCACCTATTTTGCCGACCCGATCAAGTAAAAGACGAGTTTTTAAAAGTCATTGATTTAGTATTGTTTGTATTTAATGCTCTAGGCTTTCATGACTATACAGCTCAAATATCTTTGAGAGATCCAGAAAATAGGGAGAAATATATTGGCTCAGATGAAAATTGGGAGAAAGCAGAATCCGCGATTATCGAAGCAGCCGAAGAGAAAGGATTAAAGACGACCGTTGAACTTGGCGAAGCTGCGTTTTATGGTCCGAAGTTGGATTTTATGGTAAAAGATGCCTTAGGAAGGCAATGGCAACTAGGGACTATTCAAGTAGACTATAACCTTCCGGAAAGATTTGAACTCGATTATGTAGGTAACGACGATCAAAAGCACCGACCAGTAATGATTCACCGCGCCCCATTTGGTTCTCTAGAGCGATTTATTGCTGTTCTTATCGAACATTGCGCAGGGAAATTCCCATTATGGC is a genomic window of Flavobacteriales bacterium containing:
- the rraA gene encoding ribonuclease E activity regulator RraA; protein product: MSQLSTADLCDDHSDNLVIADPLFNIYGKHASFFGKIVTVKIFEDNVILKETLSTNGNGKVLVVDGGGSTRCALVGDLIAALAVKNEWSGIIVYGCIRDAREISTIEIGIKAIGTCPIKSIKKGQGDKQIPVKFASTTFTPGHFVYSDEDGIIVSEKAII
- the thrS gene encoding threonine--tRNA ligase, whose product is MIIVTFPDKNTRTYPEGTTSLEVATSISEGLARNVLAAKVDGELIDATRPLNGDAQLELITWGSDNAKNVLWHSTAHLMAEALQFFYPDVKFWVGPALGNGFYYDVDLNGRDFSSDEFSKIEKKMLELARTNSSFVRKEISKADAISLFKEKDDEYKLDLLEGLEDGNITLYTQGDFTDLCRGPHIPNTGFIKAVKLLSVAGAYWKGDENNKQLTRIYGISFPKQKELTEYLELLEEAKKRDHRKIGKELELFMFSEKVGQGLPMWLPKGAMLKERLENFLKDIQLKSGYEPVVTPHIGNKNLYVTSGHYEKYGADAFQPIQTPKEGEEFYLKPMNCPHHCEMYKYKPRSYKDLPIRFAEFGTVYRYEQSGELSGLTRVRGFTVDDAHLFCRPDQVKDEFLKVIDLVLFVFNALGFHDYTAQISLRDPENREKYIGSDENWEKAESAIIEAAEEKGLKTTVELGEAAFYGPKLDFMVKDALGRQWQLGTIQVDYNLPERFELDYVGNDDQKHRPVMIHRAPFGSLERFIAVLIEHCAGKFPLWLAPEQFIILPISDKYNEYAENVLKLLKNYDLRGLVDSRNEKIGKKIRDAEINKLPYMLIVGESEFNNDSISVRKQGKEDLGEMKLTDFVSKIEKEIFKNKEYINN